From Pseudomonas sp. LS1212, the proteins below share one genomic window:
- a CDS encoding carbon-nitrogen hydrolase family protein, which yields MSLAVIQMVSQSDVLANLEQARSLLERAAEGGAQLAVLPENFAAMGRSDSAAIGRAEALGQGPILPWLKQTARDLKLWIVAGTVPLPPADQPDAKSHACSLLVDDLGEQIARYDKLHLFDVDVADNRGRYRESDDYAHGHNVVVADTPVGRVGLTVCYDLRFPELYSALREAGAELITAPAAFTAVTGAAHWEVLIRARAIETQCYILAAAQGGVHPGPRETFGHAAIVDPWGRILAEQDQGPAVLLAERDSSEQASIRARMPVSSHRRFFSQGALRPAHTSE from the coding sequence ATGTCGTTAGCGGTGATTCAAATGGTCAGCCAGAGTGATGTCCTGGCCAACCTGGAGCAGGCTCGCAGTTTGCTCGAGCGGGCAGCCGAAGGCGGGGCGCAGCTGGCGGTGCTGCCGGAAAACTTCGCAGCCATGGGCCGAAGCGACAGTGCGGCTATCGGCCGGGCCGAAGCGCTGGGCCAGGGACCGATCCTGCCCTGGTTGAAACAGACGGCGCGCGACCTCAAGTTATGGATAGTGGCCGGCACTGTGCCCTTGCCGCCGGCCGACCAGCCCGACGCCAAGTCACATGCCTGCTCGCTGCTGGTCGATGACCTCGGTGAGCAGATTGCGCGCTACGATAAACTGCATCTGTTCGATGTGGATGTGGCCGATAATCGTGGGCGTTATCGTGAGTCCGATGACTATGCCCATGGTCATAATGTCGTGGTTGCCGATACGCCGGTCGGGCGAGTGGGCCTGACGGTCTGTTATGACCTGCGTTTCCCGGAGCTGTACAGCGCGCTGCGCGAGGCCGGGGCGGAACTGATCACGGCGCCGGCGGCGTTTACCGCAGTCACCGGTGCGGCGCATTGGGAAGTCCTGATTCGCGCCAGGGCCATCGAGACCCAGTGTTATATCCTGGCGGCTGCCCAGGGCGGCGTTCATCCCGGGCCGCGCGAAACCTTCGGGCATGCGGCCATTGTGGATCCCTGGGGGCGTATCCTGGCCGAACAGGATCAGGGCCCAGCCGTGCTGCTGGCCGAGCGCGACAGCAGCGAACAGGCGTCCATCCGGGCGCGGATGCCGGTGTCCAGTCACCGGCGCTTTTTCTCGCAGGGCGCGTTGCGGCCTGCGCATACCTCGGAGTGA